From a single Methanobacterium sp. genomic region:
- a CDS encoding glycosyltransferase — protein MKSTANKDDFNRFGNNTFNRSSQSNHPKLSDPNIYVVIPAYNESKLIGNVIEEIKPRNFNIIIVDDGSTDETYKIAQDSLKNYN, from the coding sequence ATGAAATCTACGGCAAATAAAGATGATTTTAATCGTTTTGGGAACAATACTTTTAACCGTTCCTCCCAATCTAATCATCCTAAATTATCCGACCCAAATATTTACGTAGTTATACCTGCCTATAATGAAAGTAAATTGATTGGGAATGTTATAGAAGAAATTAAACCACGGAATTTTAATATTATTATCGTTGATGACGGATCTACAGATGAAACTTATAAAATTGCCCAAGATTCATTGAAAAACTATAAT
- a CDS encoding flavodoxin family protein yields the protein MAKIIGIIGSPRKKGNTTFLVEKALEAAKENGADVESYHLGKMEIEPCTACDICKMTGECPKDDEINNLLIKVQEAHGLIIGSPVYFGNVSAQLKMFMDRSRPLRSDFKLKDKVGGAITVGGSRNGGQETAISAIHEFLLIHDAVVVGDGSPLAHYGGTGFSGAAGDIKNDDFG from the coding sequence ATGGCAAAAATTATAGGAATTATAGGAAGTCCAAGAAAAAAAGGAAATACAACTTTTCTGGTTGAAAAGGCCCTTGAAGCTGCTAAAGAAAATGGAGCAGACGTTGAAAGTTATCATTTAGGTAAAATGGAAATTGAACCATGCACAGCATGTGATATATGTAAAATGACCGGTGAATGCCCCAAAGATGATGAAATTAACAATCTACTCATTAAAGTCCAGGAAGCACATGGATTAATCATTGGAAGTCCGGTTTATTTTGGAAACGTTTCAGCACAGTTAAAGATGTTCATGGACAGGTCAAGACCGCTGCGCTCTGATTTTAAACTTAAAGATAAAGTTGGGGGTGCTATCACTGTTGGAGGATCAAGAAACGGAGGACAGGAAACAGCCATTTCAGCAATACATGAATTCTTATTGATCCACGATGCAGTGGTTGTTGGAGATGGATCTCCCCTTGCTCATTACGGAGGTACAGGATTTTCTGGAGCTGCAGGAGACATTAAAAATGATGATTTCGGCAT
- a CDS encoding MnmC family methyltransferase produces the protein MKKNNYRALTASDKALEIIRRCFEDEKKGNRNARNDIKEDLKAYFIKTEDGSYTLDSNGVSGKSEMMHTCHGAVTESLEKFVKPAQLEGKKEVKILDICSGLGYNAATCIENLDDSVKIDIDMIEISKETLQAALLIDNPIESYEIIKGAIESELFKRELLGFKFYQEKIHERININIYIDDARNVVKNITDKRYDAVFLDPFSPLKSPELYSLEFFIALKNLLKENGLILTYTSAAPVRSAMVLAGLHIGEGPQFGRKSGGTIASKSSKMIQTQVSAADERMIALSDAGVPFRDPELKGSGEEIIERRENERKLVRGNSRIASTVKTPVFLNKELENSRLKRRILRNIGFMGIDDLKSFEARFIICPQYEECICKCGSSRLEDSKSRINEMIKRLSIIIEKCNDAERIIE, from the coding sequence ATGAAAAAAAATAATTACAGGGCATTAACTGCATCAGATAAGGCACTTGAAATTATCAGAAGATGTTTTGAAGATGAGAAAAAAGGCAATAGAAATGCCAGGAATGATATTAAAGAAGATTTAAAGGCTTATTTTATAAAAACTGAAGATGGATCGTATACATTGGACTCTAATGGAGTATCCGGTAAATCAGAGATGATGCATACTTGTCATGGTGCGGTTACTGAATCACTGGAAAAATTTGTTAAACCAGCCCAACTTGAAGGCAAAAAGGAAGTTAAAATTCTGGATATATGCAGCGGTCTTGGTTACAATGCAGCAACATGCATCGAAAATTTAGATGATTCAGTTAAAATTGATATAGACATGATAGAAATATCAAAGGAAACATTACAGGCAGCCCTTCTTATAGATAATCCGATAGAATCATATGAAATAATTAAGGGAGCAATAGAAAGCGAATTATTTAAAAGGGAATTACTTGGTTTTAAATTTTATCAAGAAAAAATACATGAAAGAATTAATATCAATATTTATATTGATGATGCAAGAAATGTAGTTAAAAATATAACAGATAAAAGATATGATGCAGTATTTTTAGACCCATTTTCACCCCTTAAATCACCAGAACTGTATTCTTTAGAGTTTTTCATTGCACTAAAAAATCTGCTTAAAGAAAATGGACTGATTTTAACTTATACGTCTGCAGCTCCGGTTAGATCTGCAATGGTTCTTGCAGGACTCCATATAGGGGAAGGACCTCAATTTGGAAGAAAAAGTGGGGGAACTATAGCATCAAAGAGCTCAAAAATGATCCAAACCCAAGTCAGCGCTGCTGATGAAAGGATGATAGCGTTAAGCGATGCAGGTGTTCCGTTTAGGGATCCAGAGCTCAAAGGATCTGGTGAAGAAATAATAGAAAGACGTGAAAATGAGCGAAAATTGGTGAGAGGAAATTCTAGAATAGCATCAACAGTAAAAACTCCTGTTTTTTTAAATAAGGAATTAGAAAACTCAAGACTTAAAAGAAGAATTTTAAGAAATATTGGATTTATGGGAATAGATGATCTGAAATCTTTTGAAGCCCGATTTATTATATGCCCCCAATATGAGGAATGCATCTGCAAATGTGGAAGCTCCAGATTAGAGGATTCAAAAAGCAGGATTAATGAAATGATAAAGAGATTATCAATAATTATTGAAAAATGCAATGACGCTGAAAGAATAATAGAATAG
- the tgtA gene encoding tRNA guanosine(15) transglycosylase TgtA, giving the protein MNFEIKYKDALGRIGKLKTPHGTVETPALMPVIHPGKQTIDVKRYGADMVITNAYIIYKNEELKNKALKGGVHDLINFNGPIVTDSGSFQLSEYGDIDVDNREIIEFQEKIGTDIGTSLDIPTPPYVKRERAERELEITLKRAEEALNVRENLMMNSVVQGSTFPDLRAKCAGIIGKMDFEVYPIGAVVPLLENYKYMDVLDIVMASVQHLPPSRPRHLMGAGHPMVFAFAVAMGCDLFDSAAYILYAQDDRFMMPDGTYKLQNLSQMPCSCEVCANYTPKDLRGMKKEQRMKLIAAHNLNISFAEIRKIKQAIINGSLLELVENRCRSHPYLLDALRGLKKYKNMLEEFDPAYKKSAFFYSGPESLNRPEIYRHLKRLKRLPKKNRLVLLPPFKKPYSKNIKTILLNNPEIENINDLVGELYKIQNSSDAELNDSVQIAVLDYPFGIIPLEVDEVYPLAQNEAPSCLDEDSKKFIQDTLRDYMENFIEIIISEKVIKKFNLDYKIEKYEESLEINLDDLNKIEYIADYQFGEGSGKALFNGNINIVKSRKTGKIRHVHDGDVLIATLRASDGIFVLSMEGAKRLHSYLEYPENRVVVNSDAEPFAREGKSIFAKFVIDCDINIRANEEVLIVNENDELLAFGKSLLNGREIMDFNIGQAVKTRKGGK; this is encoded by the coding sequence TTGAACTTCGAAATTAAATATAAAGATGCTTTAGGCAGAATTGGAAAACTTAAAACTCCACATGGAACTGTGGAAACTCCAGCTTTAATGCCTGTTATTCACCCCGGTAAACAGACAATTGATGTTAAAAGATACGGGGCCGATATGGTAATAACCAATGCTTATATAATCTATAAAAATGAAGAACTTAAAAATAAGGCCCTTAAAGGCGGTGTTCATGATTTAATTAATTTTAACGGCCCCATAGTTACAGATTCAGGTTCTTTTCAATTATCAGAATATGGAGATATTGATGTAGATAACAGAGAAATAATTGAATTCCAGGAGAAGATAGGTACAGATATTGGTACTTCACTGGATATTCCAACTCCACCATACGTAAAACGCGAAAGAGCAGAAAGAGAACTTGAAATCACACTTAAACGAGCAGAAGAAGCCTTAAATGTAAGGGAAAATTTAATGATGAACTCAGTTGTTCAGGGTTCAACATTCCCTGATTTAAGGGCCAAATGTGCCGGAATAATAGGAAAAATGGATTTTGAGGTGTATCCAATAGGTGCAGTGGTTCCTCTACTTGAAAATTACAAATACATGGATGTTCTTGATATAGTAATGGCTTCAGTACAGCATTTACCTCCATCAAGACCAAGACACCTTATGGGAGCAGGTCACCCCATGGTATTTGCCTTTGCAGTAGCAATGGGCTGTGATCTTTTTGATTCTGCTGCATATATCCTTTATGCTCAGGATGATCGTTTTATGATGCCTGATGGAACATATAAACTTCAAAATCTCTCTCAAATGCCCTGCTCCTGTGAAGTATGTGCAAATTATACTCCTAAAGATTTAAGGGGAATGAAGAAAGAGCAGAGAATGAAACTGATAGCAGCACATAACCTTAACATCAGTTTTGCAGAAATAAGGAAGATAAAACAGGCAATAATCAATGGAAGCCTGCTTGAACTGGTTGAAAATAGATGCAGATCCCATCCATATCTTTTAGATGCTCTAAGAGGTCTGAAAAAATATAAAAACATGCTGGAAGAATTCGATCCGGCCTACAAAAAATCTGCATTTTTTTACAGTGGTCCTGAATCCCTGAACAGGCCCGAAATTTACAGACACCTAAAACGTCTTAAGAGACTTCCAAAAAAGAATAGGTTAGTGCTTTTACCTCCATTTAAAAAGCCTTATTCAAAAAATATCAAAACAATCCTTTTAAATAATCCTGAAATTGAAAATATAAATGATCTAGTGGGTGAATTATATAAAATCCAGAATTCAAGTGATGCTGAATTGAATGATTCAGTGCAAATAGCAGTACTTGATTATCCTTTTGGAATTATTCCCCTCGAAGTTGATGAAGTGTACCCTTTAGCTCAAAATGAAGCCCCTTCATGTCTGGATGAAGATTCCAAAAAGTTTATCCAGGATACTTTAAGGGATTATATGGAAAATTTCATTGAAATTATAATAAGTGAAAAGGTCATAAAGAAGTTTAATCTTGACTATAAAATTGAAAAATATGAAGAATCTCTGGAAATAAATTTAGATGATTTAAATAAAATAGAATATATAGCAGATTATCAATTTGGAGAAGGTTCGGGAAAAGCTCTATTTAATGGAAACATAAATATTGTTAAAAGTAGAAAAACAGGTAAGATAAGGCATGTTCATGACGGCGATGTTTTAATTGCAACACTTCGTGCAAGTGATGGCATTTTTGTGCTCAGCATGGAAGGTGCAAAACGTCTTCACAGTTATCTTGAATATCCTGAAAATAGGGTTGTTGTAAACAGCGATGCTGAACCCTTTGCAAGAGAAGGAAAAAGTATATTTGCTAAATTTGTAATAGATTGTGATATAAATATAAGAGCTAATGAAGAAGTTCTGATTGTTAATGAAAATGATGAACTTTTAGCATTTGGTAAGTCACTTTTAAATGGCCGTGAAATAATGGACTTTAACATAGGCCAAGCAGTTAAAACAAGGAAAGGAGGAAAATAA
- a CDS encoding nascent polypeptide-associated complex protein, translating to MIPGAGMNPKQLKQMQRAMKQMGMDMKDVKGATEVIIKFKDKEVIISNPKVNLMDFMGQKTYQITGKPKERKLKVELIIPDEDVELVSAQTGVSKEEAHKALKETNGDLAEAIMRLS from the coding sequence ATGATACCTGGTGCAGGAATGAACCCAAAACAACTTAAACAGATGCAGAGAGCCATGAAACAGATGGGAATGGACATGAAAGATGTTAAGGGTGCTACAGAAGTAATAATTAAATTTAAAGATAAAGAAGTAATTATCAGCAATCCTAAGGTAAACTTGATGGATTTCATGGGACAGAAAACCTATCAGATCACTGGCAAGCCCAAAGAGAGGAAGTTAAAAGTTGAATTAATCATTCCAGATGAGGATGTTGAGCTTGTATCTGCTCAAACAGGTGTAAGTAAGGAAGAAGCTCATAAAGCCCTTAAAGAAACCAATGGAGACCTTGCAGAAGCGATTATGAGGTTAAGTTAA
- a CDS encoding metallophosphoesterase, translating into MAFIVHLSDLHVGAINFKDEFLLSAIKKSNELNPDLVIVTGDITENGYYHEFEHAAEFLDLIENPILVVPGNHDSRHIGNESFEQLIRKRCSTLTVKNDEIKAIGLDSSEPDLDYGKIGRAQQKRMEKELKEAENRNLYKIIALHHHLIPVPKTGRERNVLTDAGDILKSVIDGNADLVLSGHKHVPHVWQLENTAFVTAGTVSSLKLRGKDICSFNTIDIQEKSVEIVLNQSDGNSRILAKYENKCKVID; encoded by the coding sequence ATGGCATTTATCGTTCATTTATCTGATCTGCACGTGGGTGCAATCAATTTTAAAGATGAATTTTTATTAAGTGCAATTAAAAAATCTAATGAGCTTAACCCTGATTTAGTCATTGTCACAGGCGATATAACTGAAAATGGTTACTATCATGAATTTGAACATGCAGCAGAGTTTCTGGATTTAATAGAAAATCCAATCCTTGTTGTTCCTGGAAACCATGATTCAAGGCATATAGGAAATGAATCATTTGAACAGCTGATAAGAAAACGATGCAGTACTTTAACAGTTAAAAATGATGAAATTAAAGCCATAGGATTGGACAGCAGCGAACCGGACCTGGATTATGGGAAAATTGGAAGAGCTCAACAGAAAAGAATGGAAAAAGAACTGAAAGAAGCTGAAAACCGAAATCTGTATAAAATAATAGCTCTTCACCACCATCTGATACCTGTTCCAAAAACAGGGCGTGAAAGAAACGTATTAACTGACGCAGGAGATATTTTGAAATCAGTAATAGATGGAAACGCTGATCTGGTGCTTTCAGGGCATAAACATGTGCCTCATGTATGGCAACTTGAAAATACTGCATTTGTAACCGCGGGAACAGTATCATCTCTGAAACTTCGGGGAAAAGATATTTGTTCATTTAACACAATTGATATTCAGGAGAAAAGTGTAGAAATAGTATTGAATCAGTCTGATGGGAATTCAAGAATTCTTGCAAAATATGAAAATAAGTGTAAGGTGATTGATTGA